GTATACTTCTATCGGCAGTGGTAGGGGCGTTATATGTCATGATGATGTTTGTACCACAGCTTTCTTTTATGTTTACCTTTCTAATAAAGTTTGGGCTTTCATTGATTATGCTGTTGGTGGCTTTTGGTTTTAGAAGTCTTCAAAACTATATACGTAATATAGGATCTTTCTATATTATCAATTTTGCAGCAGCTGGTGGAATTATTGGGATACATTATTTGTTGCAAAGTTCTAGTGAGTTATGGAGTGGGATTTGGTTTACGACATCAGGAGGTCTTTCTTTTGAATTGAAAATTGGGTTTTGGTTCATATTTATTGTTTTTTTTATCGTTATGATATGGTTCAAAATCGTACAGTCGTCAAGGAATAAATTAGTGAATAGGCATACTTATTTAGGAGAAGTGACAGTTCATATTGGGGGTCAAAGTGTGAGCTGCACAGGACTGTTGGATACAGGTAATCAATTAAGTGATCCATTAACACGGATGCCTGTAATGATCATGGAAGTGGCACTTTGGGAAGATCATCTACCTGCTTCTTGGAAGGGGAAATTGGCTGAAGGAGAAGCGGACAAACTAGTAGTTGAGCTTGGAGAGGATGAAAAATTCGCTTGGCAGGATCGGCTTAGACTTGTTCCATACCGTGGTGTCAACCGTGGCACTGCTTTTATGCTTGCGCTTAAACCCGACTCTGTTGAGGTTGTAATGGAGGGTAAGGTCACGATTACTACTAGGGTTCTTGTAGGCCTCGATAGTGGGATACTTTCGACGGAGAGAGCTTATAGGGCTATCATTCATCCTGACTTAGTACAGGAGGACAGTGCATCGCTAGAGGTGCATCACACGAAGTCAGCACCCGTTCCGCCTATTTAATATTGTAATAGTAAAAATGCTACGAAGTTAGTTTTCCTATGGAAAACTAAGCTCATGCTTACGAAGTTAGTTTTCCTAAGGAAAACTAAGCCCATGCTTACGAAGTTAGTTTTCCTAAGGAAAACTCTAGGAGGAGTATATATGATGGTTAAATGGAGATTAGTATTACAAGTTCAGTATTACCGAGTTCTTTTTTATTTAGGAATGAAAAGTGATGAAGTCTATTACATAGGAGGAAGCGAAGCACTCCCACCACCGTTAACGCGTGAGGAGGAGGAATATTTACTGCAAAGACTTTCTACTGGCGATGCGGCTATTCGCGCCATGCTGATTGAACGGAATCTACGATTAGTTGTGTACATTGCTCGTAAATTCGAGAATACAGGTATTAACATTGAGGATCTAGTATCTATCGGTGCTATAGGTCTAATTAAAGCTGTGAATACGTTTGACCCAGAGAAGAAAATTAAATTAGCAACTTATGCGTCACGTTGTATTGAGAATGAGATATTAATGTATTTACGTCGTAATAATAAAATTCGCAGTGAGGTTTCTTTTGATGAACCTTTGAACATTGATTGGGATGGAAACGAGCTATTACTCTCAGATGTACTTGGTACAGAGAATGATACAATCTATCGCAATATAGAAGAACAAGTAGACCGTAAATTACTGCATAAGGCACTCGATAAATTGAGTGAACGAGAACGGACGATTATGGAGCTTCGATTCGGATTACAGGATGGGGAAGAGAAAACACAAAAAGATGTAGCCGATATGTTGGGGATATCACAGTCCTATATATCGCGCTTGGAGAAGCGGATTATTAAAAGGTTACGTAAAGAATTTAATAAAATGGTGTAGCGGATTCATAATTATGAGGAATAAAATGAGCCTTCCGGGAGATAATGTACATTAATGTTTCTCCTTGGGAGGTAAATCATCATGACTCGAAACAAAGTCGAAATATGTGGCGTGGATACCGCGAAGTTACCGGTACTAACGAATGTAGAAATGCGGGAGTTGTTCCACAACCTTCAGCAAAATAATGAACGATCAGCTAGAGAAAAGTTGGTTAATGGTAATTTGAGGTTAGTACTCAGTGTGATACAAAGATTCAATAATCGGGGAGAGTTTGTCGATGATTTGTTCCAAGTGGGCTGCATTGGCCTAATGAAGGCTATTGATAATTTCGATTTAGGACAAAACGTAAAATTCTCAACGTATGCTGTACCTATGATCATTGGAGAAATCCGTCGATACTTGCGAGATAATAACCCTATTCGGGTATCACGTTCTTTACGTGATATTGCTTACAAGGCACTACAAGTTCGTGATTCCTTGACCAATCAGAATTCAAGGGAACCTACAATTTTTGAAATTTCTGCAGCGCTCAATGTGCCGAAGGAAGATGTTGTATTCGCTCTAGATGCTATTCAGGACCCTGTATCGTTATTTGAACCCATTTATCATGATGGGGGTGATCCTATTTACGTTATGGACCAGATTAGCGATGATCGAAATAAGGATGTATCCTGGATTGAGGAGATTGCTTTGCGTGAGGCAATGCATCGGTTAGGTCAACGCGAGAAAATGATATTATCTAAGCGTTTTTTTGAAGGGAAAACACAGATGGAAGTCGCTGAAGAAATAGGGATCTCGCAGGCTCAAGTATCAAGACTGGAGAAATCTGCTATCCAACAAATGCATAAATATGTGAAGACCTAAAGCGAAAATAAATATTAGTGAGATATTAGAGTCACAACAAATATCCAAAACGATCCCATCCGCGGATCGTTTTTTTATTTATCTTATGAAAACAAGACATTTTACGCATTAGTTACATATATTAACGATATACTATTTTTTCTTTGAGGTGTGATTATGTGATTCCAGAAAAACAAATGGTGGGGATAAAGATGAAAATCTCCGATTTTCAAACTAAAGATGTAATAAATATTGTGGATGGAAAACGATTAGGGCAGATAAGTGATTTAGAGCTTGATCTACGCCAGGGACGAATTGAGGCAATAGTGGTACCTACGAATAGTAGGTTTATGGGGATTTTTGGTGGGGGAAGTGATCTAATTATTCCGTGGCATAATATTGTGAAGATTGGATCGGATGTTGTTCTTGTGAAGATGGAGGAAGTAAAGGCAGCGCCAGAGGAGAATGAGAGGCTTGAAAGGGGAGATAGGAGATCGTATTAAGGGGAATTCAGACTCCTTAATATGGTACACTGAAATAGAGGTGAGGAGAATGGAACCGTTTGTAAAGAGAACAGATACTGAAGAAGCACTATTTATGTTAGAACCTTGGAAGCACTATAATGGGTTGACGGCTGGTTTTACAGGTAG
The nucleotide sequence above comes from Paenibacillus sp. IHBB 10380. Encoded proteins:
- the sigG gene encoding RNA polymerase sporulation sigma factor SigG → MTRNKVEICGVDTAKLPVLTNVEMRELFHNLQQNNERSAREKLVNGNLRLVLSVIQRFNNRGEFVDDLFQVGCIGLMKAIDNFDLGQNVKFSTYAVPMIIGEIRRYLRDNNPIRVSRSLRDIAYKALQVRDSLTNQNSREPTIFEISAALNVPKEDVVFALDAIQDPVSLFEPIYHDGGDPIYVMDQISDDRNKDVSWIEEIALREAMHRLGQREKMILSKRFFEGKTQMEVAEEIGISQAQVSRLEKSAIQQMHKYVKT
- the spoIIGA gene encoding sigma-E processing peptidase SpoIIGA encodes the protein MIVYIDLIFMTNLLIDGSLLWLTGWMRKITMQWWRILLSAVVGALYVMMMFVPQLSFMFTFLIKFGLSLIMLLVAFGFRSLQNYIRNIGSFYIINFAAAGGIIGIHYLLQSSSELWSGIWFTTSGGLSFELKIGFWFIFIVFFIVMIWFKIVQSSRNKLVNRHTYLGEVTVHIGGQSVSCTGLLDTGNQLSDPLTRMPVMIMEVALWEDHLPASWKGKLAEGEADKLVVELGEDEKFAWQDRLRLVPYRGVNRGTAFMLALKPDSVEVVMEGKVTITTRVLVGLDSGILSTERAYRAIIHPDLVQEDSASLEVHHTKSAPVPPI
- the sigE gene encoding RNA polymerase sporulation sigma factor SigE codes for the protein MMVKWRLVLQVQYYRVLFYLGMKSDEVYYIGGSEALPPPLTREEEEYLLQRLSTGDAAIRAMLIERNLRLVVYIARKFENTGINIEDLVSIGAIGLIKAVNTFDPEKKIKLATYASRCIENEILMYLRRNNKIRSEVSFDEPLNIDWDGNELLLSDVLGTENDTIYRNIEEQVDRKLLHKALDKLSERERTIMELRFGLQDGEEKTQKDVADMLGISQSYISRLEKRIIKRLRKEFNKMV
- a CDS encoding YlmC/YmxH family sporulation protein, with the translated sequence MVGIKMKISDFQTKDVINIVDGKRLGQISDLELDLRQGRIEAIVVPTNSRFMGIFGGGSDLIIPWHNIVKIGSDVVLVKMEEVKAAPEENERLERGDRRSY